A stretch of DNA from Pseudomonadales bacterium:
AATCCGGTGGAAGGACTGCACGCCTGACTCGCCGGATGGATCAGACGCCGTCCTGACCCTGTTTCGCCAGTCGTGCGGCTATCCTTCGCTCCTTGCGTTCCCGCCAGCGCGCGATCACATGAAAGCGCCAGCCCACCCGTACCAGCACGAAGCCGGTCACTCCGGCTACCCAGCCGCATACCAGTGAGCCGAACAGCAACGGATAGCCGATGTTGCCCAGATTTGCGCTGAGCCAGGCCCAGTCCAGGTGAATGCCGCTGACCTCCACCTCGCGATCCAGCAACCAGGCGCCGAGACGATAAGAGAAATAGAACATCGGCGGGATCGTGATGGGATTGGTGATCCACACCAGTGCCACCGACAGCGGCAGATTGCAGCGTGAGAAAATCGCCAGCAGCGCCGCGACGAGCATCTGGAATGGCATCGGCAGGAACGCGCAGAACAAACCGATGAACGCAGCGCCGGCGACCGAGCGGCGATGCAGGTGCCAGATTTCGGGATTTTTAAGCCAGCGGCTTACGGGTCGCAGGGCTGGATTGGCACTGACGTCCCGTGCACTGGGCAGGTACTTTCGTAAAAACGCTTTCGGCATGAGTGGATTATGCACGGTTGGACCATTGTGTCGCAGCGTGGCCGCGGGTGGGTCCGGGTCATCCGGCCGGTTACTCGGGAGCGTCGTCCGGGCACAGTCTGTCGTCGTTGAGCCATGCTTTGTCTGCTCTATGCGGTGGCCGCCGGAATCTGTGTCCTGGTTCTGCCCACGGCGCTCCCGCATCAGGGAAATTCAGCGGCTTTCAGTCTGCCGCTCATTCTGCTGTCAGGTGTGGTGCTGAGTTACTG
This window harbors:
- a CDS encoding DUF2062 domain-containing protein; translated protein: MPKAFLRKYLPSARDVSANPALRPVSRWLKNPEIWHLHRRSVAGAAFIGLFCAFLPMPFQMLVAALLAIFSRCNLPLSVALVWITNPITIPPMFYFSYRLGAWLLDREVEVSGIHLDWAWLSANLGNIGYPLLFGSLVCGWVAGVTGFVLVRVGWRFHVIARWRERKERRIAARLAKQGQDGV